CTCCCGGGAGAGGTAGCCCTCGAGGGTGAGGAGCCTGCCCCATTCGGAGTACGTGAGCGCATCAAGCTGGAGCTTCTGTGCGTCGGAGGCGGGGACGAGGTGCATGGGGTGCGCTCCCTCTCCCTCTGGGAGAGGGCCGGGGTGAGGGTCGTCGGAAGGGAGCGAGCTCCCGCCCGCAAATGAAACGCGGCGCCGGGGAAGGGTCCACGGCGCCGCGAGGGGAACGTCGAGTCGGCGGAAACCTACTTCGGGTTGGTGCCGGGCGACTTCAGCCCACCGCCGTAGCGGCCGGCCTGGCCGGTCTCCACGGGGAAGTTCGTGATCAGGGAGCCCGAGGGCCGGGTGGGGAGGAAGCGGGTGCCCACGTCGAAGAGCGTGAACAACAGCAACAGCACCACGAACAGCATGGACGTGGCGAACACCAGCCGGTTGGCGCCCTTGTGCTCGGCCAAGT
This is a stretch of genomic DNA from Archangium violaceum. It encodes these proteins:
- a CDS encoding cytochrome C oxidase subunit IV family protein, giving the protein MRGEHHSGPGRYLLVWGALMVLTVVTVFTGRMHLPQFGLLLALVIASVKGALVALYFMHLAEHKGANRLVFATSMLFVVLLLLFTLFDVGTRFLPTRPSGSLITNFPVETGQAGRYGGGLKSPGTNPK